In Streptomyces sp. Li-HN-5-11, the sequence GCCTCGCGCGGACCTCGTCCAGGAAGGTTTCCTCGCATGACGGACGCAGCAGCGCTCCCCGGCCAGCCCCGGGGCGGCGTCCTCTCCGGACCCGCCACCGCACGGGCCGTCAACGTCCTCGCGCCCAACGCCTCCGCCATGACCCTGGACGGCACCAACACCTGGATCCTCTCGGAGCCCGACTCCGAGTCGGCGGTCGTGATCGACCCGGGCCCCCTGGACGAGGGCCACCTGCGCAACGTCGTCGACACGGCGCAGCGCGCCGGCAAGCGCATCGCGCTGACCCTCCTGACGCACGGCCACCCCGACCACGCGGACGGCGCCTCCCGCTTCGCCGAGCTGACCCGCACGCGCGTGCGTGCTCTCGATCCGGCGCTGCGGCTGGGCGACGAGGGCCTCGGCGCCGGCGACGTGGTGAGGGTGGACGGTCTGGAGCTGAGGGTCGTAGCGACCCCCGGGCACACCGCGGACTCCCTCTGCTTCCACATCCCGGCCGACCGTGCCGTCCTCACCGGTGACACGATCCTGGGCCGCGGCACGACGGTCGTGGCCCACCCCGACGGCCGCCTCGGCGACTACCTGGACTCGCTGCGCCGCCTCAGGTCCCTCACGGTCGACGACGGCGTGGACACGGTCCTCCCGGGCCACGGCCCCGTCCTGGAGGACGCCCAGGGCGCCGTCGAGTACTACCTCGCCCACCGCGCCCACCGGCTCGCCCAGGTCGAGACGGCGGTCGAGGACGGCTACCGCACCCCGGCCGAGGTCGTCGCCCACGTCTACGCCGACGTGGACCGCTCCCTGTGGCCGGCGGCGGAGCTGTCGGTGCGGGCGCAGATGGACTATCTGGAGGAGCACGGGCTCATCTGAGGCCCGCGGGCGCTGCCGTCGTACCCGGGGCGCCAGGCCGTGATCTGCCCGCCGTCCCCGATCTGTCCGCCGTCCCCGATCTGTCCGCCGTCCCCGATGTGCCCGCCGTACCCGCGTGGTCAGGCGGTCGCTTCGGGCCTCGGTGCCTTGACGCCGTGCACGCGCGCGTACTCCCCGGCGAGCCAGGGGCCGAGGTCGTCGACGTACGTGTGCAGGACG encodes:
- a CDS encoding MBL fold metallo-hydrolase, giving the protein MTDAAALPGQPRGGVLSGPATARAVNVLAPNASAMTLDGTNTWILSEPDSESAVVIDPGPLDEGHLRNVVDTAQRAGKRIALTLLTHGHPDHADGASRFAELTRTRVRALDPALRLGDEGLGAGDVVRVDGLELRVVATPGHTADSLCFHIPADRAVLTGDTILGRGTTVVAHPDGRLGDYLDSLRRLRSLTVDDGVDTVLPGHGPVLEDAQGAVEYYLAHRAHRLAQVETAVEDGYRTPAEVVAHVYADVDRSLWPAAELSVRAQMDYLEEHGLI